The stretch of DNA GGTCCAGGGCAGCCAGCCCCCAAATGCGCTCCTCCCGGTCAGGGACCACCGCCGCCAGGAAGTTGTTGGCCCGCTCCTCCAGCAGATGGGACTCCGTGAGGGTGCCCGGGGTGACCACGCGAACCACCTTGCGCTCCACGGGCCCCTTGGCCGCATTGGGGTCGCCCATCTGCTCGCAGATGGCTACTGACTCCCCGGCCTTCACCAGTCGCGCCAGATAGGGCTCCAGGTTATGGACCGGCACGCCCGCCATGGGAATCGCCTCCCCACCACTCTCTCCACGCTGTGTGAGGGTGATATCCAGCAGCCCGGCGGCGTGCTGGGCATCCTCGAAGAACAGTTCATAGAAATCCCCCATGCGATAGAACAGGAGGATATCCGGGTACTCCGCCTTGATGCGGAGATATTGCTGCACCATGGGGGTGTGGGCGACGGCCTTGCTCATGGCTTCCTGTACTTGTCTTGCGGCGAGGGACTGGCGAGGGCGGCGGGGCCGCTTGAGCGGCTCGGGCTACGGTAACATACTCAAATTTTGGCTCGCTTTCAGTGCCCGCGGGAGACGGACATGGTGCAGGCAGGCTGGTCGCACTATGAGCACCAGGCCGATATCGGAATCCGCGCCTCCGGACCTTCCCTGGAAGAGGTGCTGGTGCAGGCCGCCCTGGGTCTGACCGGGGTGATTACGGACCCGGATTCGGTGAAAGCGAAGGAGCCCGTTCGGCTCCAAGTTGCTGCCGCCGATCCGGAATTCCTCCTGGTGGAATGGCTCGATGCCCTCATCTACGAGATGGCCGTCCGCCGCATGCTGTTCGGTGCGTATCGGATAACGCTGACGGAGCAAGGCCTGGAGGCCACCGCATGGGGCGAGCCCGTGGAGCGCGAACGGCATCATCCCGCGGTGGAGGTGAAGGGAGCCACCCTCACCGACCTGGCGGTTAAGCAGGCCGAGGATGGATCCTGGACCGTTCAGTGCGTGGTGGATGTCTAAGGTTACGCGAGGACAGAGCCATGGATACCAGCCGCTTGCACAAGATGGACGACTTCCGGTGGGTCCGCGAGCCCAAGGGGGCCATGCGGGTTCCGGGCATTCTATATGCCGACGGGCATCTGCTCGGCGAGATGGACGACAAGGTCCTGGAGCAGTTGGCCAACGTGGCGGCGCTACCGGGAATCGTGCAGGCCGCCTACGCCATGCCCGACGCCCACTGGGGCTATGGTTTCCCCATCGGCGGCGTGGCGGCCTTCGATGCCGACGCCGGCGGCGTGGTCTCCGCCGGCGGGGTGGGATTCGACATTTCCTGCGGCGTGCGCACCCTGCACACGGGGCTCGCCGAGGAGGACATTCGGCCCCACCAGGAAGCCCTGGCCAACATGCTCCTCCACCGCATCCCCGCCGGGGTGGGGAGCCGCGGCAAGATCCATCTCGCCCCCGCGCAAATGGACGCCATGCTAAGCGGCGGGGCGCGCTGGGCGGTGGAGGAGGGCTATGGAGACCCCGCGGACCTGGAGCGCACCGAGGAATACGGCTGCATGGCCGGCGCCGACCCGGCAGAGGTCTCGGAGCGCGCCAAGGAGCGCCAGAAGGACGAGATGGGTACCCTGGGCTCGGGGAACCATTACCTGGAGGTGCAGAAGGTAGCGGCGGTCTACGATCCGGAAACCGCCGTGGCTTTCGGTCTGCACGAGGGGGACGTGGTGCTGACCATCCACTGCGGCTCGCGCGGCCTGGGCCACCAGATCGGTACCGAGGCCCTGAAATCCATGGCCCGCGAGGCGCCGGTCCACGGCATCGAGCTGCCCGACCGGGAGCTGGCCTGCGCCCCCTTGCGCTCGACCGCAGGCCAGTCCTATCTGGCCGCCATGCGCTCGGCCATCAATTGCGCCCTGGCCAACCGCCAGATCATCACCCATTTCGCCCGACAGGCTTTCCGGGAGCTGTTCTCCGATTCCGCCCTAACGCTGCTCTACGACGTCTCCCACAACACCTGCAAGGAGGAGATGCATCAGGTGGATGGCGAATCCCGGCGACTGTTCGTCCACCGCAAGGGCGCAACGCGCGCATTCGGGCCGGGCAGCCCCAACCTACCCGCATCCCTCCGCCCGGTGGGGCAGCCCGTGCTGATCGGCGGCACCATGGGCACGGCCTCCTACATCCTGGTGGGCGAGGAGGGCAACGAGAACCGCTCCTTCGGCAGCTCCTGCCACGGTGCCGGGCGGCGCATGAGCCGCAACCAGGCCAAGAAGCAGTGGCGGGGCGATCAGGTGGTCAGGGAGCTCGCCGGGCGGGGGATCCTAATCCGCAGCCCCTCCATGCGAGGGGTGGCCGAGGAAGCGCCGGGCGCCTACAAGGCGGTGGAAGAGGTGGTTGAGGCCGCCGAAGCTGCCGGTCTGTCGCGGCGGGTGGCCCGGGTGGAGCCCCTGGTAACCATCAAGGGCTGAGCACGTCGGGAAGGGGAGAGGCGATGACCGGGGAAAGGGAGGGAGGAAAAACAAAAGGCGGGATCCGCGCACCCCGCCCGTAGTCCGGTCGGCCGAAAAGAGGGGCTATTTGACCCGGTCCTCGTAGCTGCCGTCGCCCGGATTGACGCGGATCACATCCCCGGCTTCCACGAAGGGCGGCACCATGACGGTCACGCCGGTTTCCACCTGGGCGGGCTTGTAAGAGGCACTGGCGGTCTGGCCTTTCACCACGGGCTCGGCGTCCAAGACCTTCAGCTCCACGGCCTTGGGCAGCTCGATGCCGATGGGCCGCTCGTTGTGGAACAGCACCTCCACCTCCGTATTGGGCAGCAGGAAGTCCGTGGAGCCTTCCAGGACGTCCTCGCTGATGGCCACCTGATCGTAGGTGCCCTGGTCCATGAAGATATAATGGGTGCCATCGTGGTAGAGGAACTGCATGGGCCGGGGCTCCACGACGGCCTTTTCCACCTTCTCTTCGGAGCGGAACCGGTGATTGGTTTTGGTCCCGCTTTCGATATTCTTGAGCTCCGCCTGGATGAAGGCGCCCCCCTTACCGGGCT from Thiohalorhabdus sp. Cl-TMA encodes:
- a CDS encoding archease; this translates as MVQAGWSHYEHQADIGIRASGPSLEEVLVQAALGLTGVITDPDSVKAKEPVRLQVAAADPEFLLVEWLDALIYEMAVRRMLFGAYRITLTEQGLEATAWGEPVERERHHPAVEVKGATLTDLAVKQAEDGSWTVQCVVDV
- a CDS encoding RtcB family protein, which encodes MDTSRLHKMDDFRWVREPKGAMRVPGILYADGHLLGEMDDKVLEQLANVAALPGIVQAAYAMPDAHWGYGFPIGGVAAFDADAGGVVSAGGVGFDISCGVRTLHTGLAEEDIRPHQEALANMLLHRIPAGVGSRGKIHLAPAQMDAMLSGGARWAVEEGYGDPADLERTEEYGCMAGADPAEVSERAKERQKDEMGTLGSGNHYLEVQKVAAVYDPETAVAFGLHEGDVVLTIHCGSRGLGHQIGTEALKSMAREAPVHGIELPDRELACAPLRSTAGQSYLAAMRSAINCALANRQIITHFARQAFRELFSDSALTLLYDVSHNTCKEEMHQVDGESRRLFVHRKGATRAFGPGSPNLPASLRPVGQPVLIGGTMGTASYILVGEEGNENRSFGSSCHGAGRRMSRNQAKKQWRGDQVVRELAGRGILIRSPSMRGVAEEAPGAYKAVEEVVEAAEAAGLSRRVARVEPLVTIKG
- the efp gene encoding elongation factor P yields the protein MKLEALQIRKGNIIEFNGGLWRVLKTEHTKPGKGGAFIQAELKNIESGTKTNHRFRSEEKVEKAVVEPRPMQFLYHDGTHYIFMDQGTYDQVAISEDVLEGSTDFLLPNTEVEVLFHNERPIGIELPKAVELKVLDAEPVVKGQTASASYKPAQVETGVTVMVPPFVEAGDVIRVNPGDGSYEDRVK